One Candidatus Methylomirabilota bacterium genomic window, GTGGGTCTCTTCGCGATGGTGCACTTCCTCGCGCTGCGCTACGGCGTGCAGGCGGTGCCCCGGAGCCAGCGCCCCTCATGGCGTCCGGTGCTGCGGCGAGCCTACTTCGCGATCCCATTCGTGATGATCGTCTACCTCCTTGCCGAGGGCTACTCACCGACCGGCGCCGCCTTCTACACGATCGTGGCCACGTTCCTCCTCTCGTTCCTGGACCGCGCGACCTGGATGACCCCGCGCAAGTGCTGGGACGCCCTCGTGGAGGCGGCGTTCAGCGCCGCGACGATCGCGGTGGCGCTCGCCGGCTCCGGCATGATCGTGGGGGTGCTCACGCGCACGGGCGCCGCGCTGGCCTTCGGCGGCACCGTCGTGAACTGGGCGGGCGGCGTGCTCCTGATCGCGATGCTCCTGATCTTCATCGTGGTCTCGGTGCTGGGGACGGGGATTCCCACCACCGCGGCCTACGTGATCTCGGTCACGGTGGGCGCGGCCGCGCTCGGCAACCTTGGCGTGAGCCTCCTCGCCGCGCACCTCTTCGTCTTCTACTACGCCGTCCTCTCGGATCTCACGCCGCCGGACGCGGTGACCGCATTCGCCGCCGCCAACATCGCGGGCGCGGACATGTTCGGCACGGGCATCGAGGCGTTCCGGCTCGGCATCGCGGGATTCCTCGTGCCGTTCGCCTTCGTCTTCCATCCGGAGCTCCTCCTCAAGGGCGACTGGGGCCAGGTCGTCCTCATGTCGTCGTTCGCGGCGGTCTCTGCCACCGCGCTGGCCGCGGTCGTGGTGGGCCACGCGTGGGGCCCGATCGGCTGGGGGCTGCGCGCGGTCTGTCTCGTCGCCGCGGGCATGCTGGTCACGCGCGGGCTCGCATGGCAGCTCGGCGGGCTGGTCCTCTACGCGGCGGTGCTGGGCTGGGGCGCCCGGAGGCGTCGCGCCGCGCAGACTCCCGTCACCGCCTGAGCCGCGCGAGCAGCGCCGCGTCGGCGGGCGGGAACTCGTAGCGGTCGAGCTCGGCCGGCGTGACCCACGCCAGCTCCTGACCCTCGAGCGGCCACGGCTCCCCCGTGATCGCGCCGCGGAAGAACGTGATGTGCACGCGCTTGTCCGGGTACTGCCAGTCCACTTCGGCAAGCCGCTCACCCGGCGAGAAGGCGACCCCCAGCTCCTCGCGCACTTCACGGATGAGGGCGCCACGCTCAGTCTCGCCGAGCTCGGGCTTGCCGCCGGGAAATTCCCAGAGGCCCGCGAGGTGCGCGCCCTCGGGCCGCCGCGTGATCAGGATCCGCCCCTCGCGCTCGATCACCGCGGCGACCACGACGATGGCCTCGCCGCCGGGCGCCGTCACGGAAGCACCTCGCGCGCGCGCTGGAGGATGTCCGGCGGCACGGTCAGCCCGAGCGCGCGCGCCGCGCTCAGGTTCACCACGAGATACCCATCGGAGCCGAGGGAGAGGAGGCCGCCCGCGGCGGTGAAGGCGCGCTGGGCCGACGCAGCGGGCAAAGCGTGCGCGGTGGCGAAGGCGGCGAGCCGGGTGAGGCCGTCCTCCCCCAGCCCGCCGGACACGAGGATCAGGAACTCGGCGCGCTGGCCCTCCACCTCGACGAGCACCGCATCGAGCCCCTCCACCCCGGCGAGCGCGACGCCAGACGGATTCAAGCCCTGGCCACGCGCGGCGTCCCAGACGGTGTAGAAGGCGCCCTCACCCTCGGGCACCCCGGGGTCCCACAGGATGGCCAGCCGCCGCGCCGCCGGGGCGATCTGGTGGAGGAGCGCGGGAAGGTCGCGGAGCGACGAGTCTGCGCCGGGGGCGGGAGCGGTGAGCATGGCGACGGCGGCGCAGGCGCCGGTCAGACTCGCGGCGGCGCGGGCTCGCATCGCCTACCGCCGCGGCGACCGCGCTGCCGGGCGCGAAGTGGGATAGCTCGCGCAGAACCTCCGCATCGGGCACGCCCGGCAACGGGGCGCCCGCGCGGTGCACCAGATGGCCCCGAAGTCCATGAGGGCCTGATTCCAGTCATAGGCGCGCCCCCGCGGCAGCAGGGACTCGGAGAGATCCCACATCGCCTTCTGCCCCCGCAGCTTCGCGAGCCGCCGGGGGCCGAGGAAGATGCGGCCGAGCACGCGCCGGACGTTGGTGTCGACGATCGCGGCGTCGCGGCGGAACGCGAAGGAGAGGAGGGCCCCTGCGGTGTAGCGGCCGATGCCCGGCATGCCGCGCAGGGCGCCGGGATCGTCCGGGAGACGGCCGGCGTAGCGGGCCATGGTCTCGCGCGCGATGCCCTGCAGGCGGAGCGGGCGGATGTTGTAGCCGAGGGGATACCAGGTGCGGCGCACGTCATCGGTCTCCGCGCTCGCCAGCCGCTCGAGGCTGGGATAGCGGGCGAGGAACTCGTGGTACTTCGGCACCACGCGCTCGACCTGCGTCTGCTGGAGCATGATCTCGGACACGAGGATGTGATAGGGATCCGAGGTCGCGCGCCACGGAAGATCGCGCCCGTGCCGGCGATACCAGCCGAGCAGTCCGCGCTGGAAGCGACGACGGAGCGCGGGCGCGACGCGAGCGGGCGCGGGCACGGCGGCATTGTACAATGACCCCATGTCGAACGCGTCCGGCCCTGCCGAGCAGTACCGCGCCGTCCGCGAGACGGCGGGCGTCATCGATCGCTCGTCGGTCGGCAAGGCCGAGGTCGAGGGCCGGGACCGCGCGAGCTTCCTCCAGGGCATGCTCAGCAACGATGTGAAGGCCCTCGCCCCGGGGCAGGGCTGCGCTGCCGCGTTCCTCGACGCGCACGGCAAGGTCATGGCGCTGCTGCGC contains:
- a CDS encoding TRAP transporter fused permease subunit, with amino-acid sequence IMPPVMGAGVFIMAEITGISYFDIIKAAAIPAMLYYVGLFAMVHFLALRYGVQAVPRSQRPSWRPVLRRAYFAIPFVMIVYLLAEGYSPTGAAFYTIVATFLLSFLDRATWMTPRKCWDALVEAAFSAATIAVALAGSGMIVGVLTRTGAALAFGGTVVNWAGGVLLIAMLLIFIVVSVLGTGIPTTAAYVISVTVGAAALGNLGVSLLAAHLFVFYYAVLSDLTPPDAVTAFAAANIAGADMFGTGIEAFRLGIAGFLVPFAFVFHPELLLKGDWGQVVLMSSFAAVSATALAAVVVGHAWGPIGWGLRAVCLVAAGMLVTRGLAWQLGGLVLYAAVLGWGARRRRAAQTPVTA
- the mutT gene encoding 8-oxo-dGTP diphosphatase MutT, whose product is MTAPGGEAIVVVAAVIEREGRILITRRPEGAHLAGLWEFPGGKPELGETERGALIREVREELGVAFSPGERLAEVDWQYPDKRVHITFFRGAITGEPWPLEGQELAWVTPAELDRYEFPPADAALLARLRR
- a CDS encoding A/G-specific adenine glycosylase produces the protein MPAPARVAPALRRRFQRGLLGWYRRHGRDLPWRATSDPYHILVSEIMLQQTQVERVVPKYHEFLARYPSLERLASAETDDVRRTWYPLGYNIRPLRLQGIARETMARYAGRLPDDPGALRGMPGIGRYTAGALLSFAFRRDAAIVDTNVRRVLGRIFLGPRRLAKLRGQKAMWDLSESLLPRGRAYDWNQALMDFGAIWCTARAPRCRACPMRRFCASYPTSRPAARSPRR